A stretch of DNA from Candidatus Hydrogenedentota bacterium:
TATGGTTTTTTGTATCCGCATAATCCTTGATATGAAGTCGGTCTTCTTGAGATATGCCATGAAATCTACTGGACAGAAGCCTATGGATATCGTGTATAATCCATTTGCTGGGAGTGCGGAAGAGACCTGAGAGCACGCGCCTCAGCCCACCAAGAGGAGGAACTGACCACTGAAGTCACGCTGAAGTTTGCGGTATTCAGTTGACAGAGTTTGTTCCGAGTTTACCGTCTAGACCCCGCGTATCTGGTCTTTCTGACCGAAGTGATTCTGAGAGGGCGCGATCCGAAGGGGTAGCCGCTAAGGATTAAGGATGTCTTCGTCAACAACGGGAGATCCCTGTCTGTTTGCGGCGGGCGGTAGGCGATGCCGGGACCGGTGCCAGGGACTGGTTGATGCCGACCGGGGTAGTGTCGTGAGGAGGCTGTGCTATGGGGAATTGTGAGTCCTATTTGGCCGTGGGTCAGAACGTATTGCTGTCGCCTTATGGGGGTAAGGAATCGACGGTCCACTATCGAGTTGTGCTTCGTGGTTGGCAGGTAGGCAGTTGGATGTGGCTGGAAGTGCCGGAAGACTGCGAGAAGCTTCCACTTCTACTGGAAGATCACACGTGCGTGCTACGGTTCATGAAGGATGGTCAGGCGTGCGCATGCACGGCGCGCATACTCCAGGCCATGAATCCCGACGGAGCGACGCGTTTCTCCGGAATGCGAGTGTCGTGGCCGGAACACATCAAGACCGTAGAGGTTCGCAAGAGTCCTCGCGTGTCGATGGTTTCTCCCTGCCAGGTCACATTGCCAAGTGGTCATTTGGCATCGTGTGAGCTCCGAGACTTGAGTGAAGGAGGGTGTTCCATCGCGTGGATGGAATCGCGCCGTGCGCCCACGGAAGGGCAACTGAAGCTGTCGTTTACGTTGCCGGGCGGGATAGCCGTCGACAAGGTCCTGGTCACGATTCGGAGTGTGCGCGAAGTGGCATCTGTGCGGATGCTGGGATGCCAGTTCGAGCAGATCGACGAGATTGTGCAGAACAACATCCGTTTGGCGATTGTGTCGTCGGTTGAATCGATGCGCACAAAGCAAATCGAACGGGCCGTGATTCTCGATAGCAATCATGATGCGGTCCGCCCACTGGTCGCGGCGTTGCGCGAGGAGCAGTTTGAGGTTGTGGTCGTTTCACATCTCCTGGAAGCGGCCTTTTGGATGGAGAGTGCGCGGCCGCATGCGTTGTTCATCGGGCACAAGCAGAGCGAGCTGGCGGTTGACCAGATTTGCCGTATTGTTCGCGAGACGCCGAATCTCGAGGATCTATCCGTGTTTGTGTATGGAGGAGAGGACACGGATCTGGGGCGCAAGGTGAAGCGTGCCGGCGCGACGGATTATTTTTCGAGCGCAACTACCGCGCGCGGAGCGGTCACGCTTCTCACGCGGGGCGTTACCCATAGCGATGCGGCCGCGGGATAATTCGCGGCTATTGGGAGTAGCGCGTAGTAGACGTTAGGATTCGTAGGCTTCGAGTTCGGCGATGCACATTTGGACGCCTTCCTGATCGGGTCCATTGGGTGTGACGGCCTCGACGCGAATGTAGCGAATGGGCGACGGTTCAACGCGGTACTCGAAGGAGCCGCCCTTGCACTGAGTTTCGTGCGCGATGCAGGACCAGGATTGTCCGTCGCGCGAGAGGTGAACTTTATATTCGGTTGGATAGCCCGGCACATCGGGCGCATGTCCCGCAAAGTGGATGACGATGCGGGACACTTGTTTTTCGGACTCGAGGTCCAGGTGGTACATCCACGCGTATTCGTTTGCGCCGCACGCGAACGTGGAGCGGATTCCATCGTTGGCGTAGTGCGCGAAGTGAAATGCGCTGGCGGGTAGTGTGTGATCGCCGGAGACGCCCAACAGCAAGCCCGGCTTGCGCCATGCGAGGTTGCCTTCCGGGACTGCGCGCACGTCGGTATTCTGGGGCGCTTCGACATCGGGATGCGGGCCGGCAAGCTCTACCTTGAGTATGGTGTCAATGGGATCAGGGTCGATGGCGGACACATCGAGTTTCAGTTCGCGATCGTTCTGCACAAAGGGTACGGGCTTCCCGGTGTTCATGCACGTGATGCTAACGGCGCGTTGCGCGAGGGGCTCGGCGACGAGGGATCCGTCTTTGGGGATACCGGCCTTACCGTCCGGTGTCGACATGATGTGCAGATAGACGGCGTTGCGGGGAACGTTGATTGTGTTGTACCCCCAAGCAGCGGAGCGCAAGGGACCGGGGTTGACCTGCGTGTAGGATTCGTGGAGCGGGGGGAGCCCTGCGGGATTTGCCCAGTTGGCCATCTTGCGGTGAACGGCCATCAACGGCGACTCATCGAGGCTGGGGAGTTTGCCGTCCGAGCCAATTCCGGTGACCAGAGTCGGGGAGTGATCGATGTTTGCGATGTGGCCGTCGGCGATGAGCGCGATCTGTAGCCGCATGTAGGCTTGCCAATCCGGCTCGATTCCTTTCGAATATTCAAATGCAGGATCGACGATGAGGCGCCACGTTTCGACGGCATTCTTTTTCGGCCACGGAAAATTGAAGGGCCACAGGTCCCACAAGCGGTCGCCCCAACATCCCCACCCTTCCAGGTCGATGATGTCCCAATCGCCGTTGCTCATGGTTGGGATGCCATTGAGGATGACAACGGTGTTCGGGTCGTAGCTTTTGATCATGCTGTAGATGGCGTCGGGCGAGGTTGCGTCCCAACCGGCCCAATCGAACCAGAATGCCTTGGGGCTATAGGAGCGGATGGCGTCTTCGACCAGAAGAATGGCGCCGTTGGGGCCGTTGTGATTGGGTCCGTCGATGTTGCCGATGTACATGCCGAACTTCACGCCGGCTTTTTCCAAGGCGGCTTTGTAGCGGCCAATCAGGATGCCTTCGGGATTGCCGGGTTCGAATCGCGATGGCCACCGGTATTTGTATTCGCCGTTGTTATAGGAAATGACCATGCCGAGACCGTAGTTCTGTTGCTTCATCAATTGCGCGAACTCGTCGAATGCGCCGGGCGGCATGGACTCGGGGTGATGGATCAATGCGGTGAGGCGCGCCTCTTCGACCCATTTGTTGGGGCGTTCGCGCAGGGTTAGGGTGAAGTCCTTTTCGGCGGTTGCGTTGGCGTTGTCCGTAACGCGGACGCGGATGGCGTAGTCGCTAAGCCCGGCGTTCTTTGCGGGGGCGCCGGTGAATGAACCGTCTTCATGCAATTCCAGACCTTCGGGAAGCGAGCCGTTGACGAGCGTCCAGCGGTATGGCGGCATGCCGCCTGACGCGCTTAGGGTGAAGTCGGAGGCCTGCATGGCGATAGATGGTTTGCGAAGGAACTGAGTTTCCATGGGTGGCCAGGTCTTTGTCTGCGTATGGTGGGCGCCGACGTAGGACCATTCGCGCCAGGCGGTGGGCAGTTCGCCGGTGGAGATGCCGGACAATGCTTTGGTTGAAA
This window harbors:
- a CDS encoding discoidin domain-containing protein; translated protein: MLLSMAFVLMLGATDAPAPYINTWLVAGTFDNAPDNAGFEFDWIDETRVQPREGDVSAGCEWRYFDDRLFSRNYDDYQDLFSYFLVKRNESIRAKVVYACVYVYTAVDQHAQLRVGADNEFKAWLNEALVSSSTESLPERDMSSASVELKAGWNRLLFKIANQEEGRLGFYARLCGDNGSRLPGLTYALSPGEGPLTVSTKALSGISTGELPTAWREWSYVGAHHTQTKTWPPMETQFLRKPSIAMQASDFTLSASGGMPPYRWTLVNGSLPEGLELHEDGSFTGAPAKNAGLSDYAIRVRVTDNANATAEKDFTLTLRERPNKWVEEARLTALIHHPESMPPGAFDEFAQLMKQQNYGLGMVISYNNGEYKYRWPSRFEPGNPEGILIGRYKAALEKAGVKFGMYIGNIDGPNHNGPNGAILLVEDAIRSYSPKAFWFDWAGWDATSPDAIYSMIKSYDPNTVVILNGIPTMSNGDWDIIDLEGWGCWGDRLWDLWPFNFPWPKKNAVETWRLIVDPAFEYSKGIEPDWQAYMRLQIALIADGHIANIDHSPTLVTGIGSDGKLPSLDESPLMAVHRKMANWANPAGLPPLHESYTQVNPGPLRSAAWGYNTINVPRNAVYLHIMSTPDGKAGIPKDGSLVAEPLAQRAVSITCMNTGKPVPFVQNDRELKLDVSAIDPDPIDTILKVELAGPHPDVEAPQNTDVRAVPEGNLAWRKPGLLLGVSGDHTLPASAFHFAHYANDGIRSTFACGANEYAWMYHLDLESEKQVSRIVIHFAGHAPDVPGYPTEYKVHLSRDGQSWSCIAHETQCKGGSFEYRVEPSPIRYIRVEAVTPNGPDQEGVQMCIAELEAYES
- a CDS encoding PilZ domain-containing protein; its protein translation is MGNCESYLAVGQNVLLSPYGGKESTVHYRVVLRGWQVGSWMWLEVPEDCEKLPLLLEDHTCVLRFMKDGQACACTARILQAMNPDGATRFSGMRVSWPEHIKTVEVRKSPRVSMVSPCQVTLPSGHLASCELRDLSEGGCSIAWMESRRAPTEGQLKLSFTLPGGIAVDKVLVTIRSVREVASVRMLGCQFEQIDEIVQNNIRLAIVSSVESMRTKQIERAVILDSNHDAVRPLVAALREEQFEVVVVSHLLEAAFWMESARPHALFIGHKQSELAVDQICRIVRETPNLEDLSVFVYGGEDTDLGRKVKRAGATDYFSSATTARGAVTLLTRGVTHSDAAAG